In Streptosporangiales bacterium, one genomic interval encodes:
- a CDS encoding thioredoxin family protein, with protein MTAVTLLTQADCALCDHAKTVLARLGRDFTLKVTEIDMATNPGRRIALAAGVLFPPGLLLDGEPFGYGRLSERALRKALRHRTDTGDTIINYDV; from the coding sequence ATGACCGCGGTCACGCTGCTCACCCAGGCCGACTGCGCCCTGTGCGACCACGCCAAGACCGTACTCGCCCGACTGGGCCGCGACTTCACCCTGAAGGTCACCGAGATCGACATGGCCACCAATCCCGGCCGCCGGATCGCGCTGGCGGCCGGCGTGCTGTTCCCGCCAGGGTTGCTGCTCGACGGCGAACCGTTCGGCTACGGACGGCTATCGGAGCGAGCCCTCCGCAAAGCCTTGCGCCACCGCACCGACACCGGTGACACAATCATCAACTATGATGTTTAG
- a CDS encoding redoxin domain-containing protein: protein MPRIARTRVTTLRRSTIPGRPRTLVIALVSVLLATTGCASAGGATASDGENQRYIAGTGRVDAVSRGQRQQAPVLRGETLDGDRLSTADFRGKVGVVNWWASWCPPCRAEAPALQAVYAKTKADGVQFVGVNFKDNRTNAKLFEREFKITYPSIYDQPGAMALAFRGQLPPAAVPSTIVIDRKGRVAARIIGQTNYTSLLGVVRKVANE from the coding sequence ATGCCCCGGATCGCGCGAACTCGTGTCACCACCCTCAGGCGGTCGACGATTCCCGGACGACCGCGCACGCTCGTCATCGCACTGGTCAGTGTGCTCCTCGCTACCACGGGGTGTGCCAGCGCGGGTGGAGCGACCGCCTCGGACGGCGAGAACCAGCGCTACATCGCCGGCACCGGCCGCGTTGATGCCGTCTCGCGGGGACAGCGCCAGCAGGCGCCGGTGCTGCGCGGCGAGACGTTGGACGGCGACCGGCTCAGCACCGCGGACTTTCGCGGCAAGGTCGGCGTCGTGAACTGGTGGGCGTCGTGGTGTCCGCCGTGTCGCGCCGAGGCACCGGCACTGCAGGCGGTCTATGCGAAGACGAAGGCCGACGGTGTGCAGTTCGTCGGCGTCAACTTCAAGGACAACCGCACCAACGCCAAGCTCTTCGAACGCGAGTTCAAGATCACCTACCCGAGCATCTACGACCAGCCCGGCGCGATGGCGCTCGCCTTCCGCGGCCAGCTGCCACCCGCCGCCGTACCGAGCACCATCGTCATCGACCGAAAAGGACGGGTGGCGGCGCGGATCATCGGCCAGACGAACTACACCAGCCTGCTCGGAGTGGTGCGGAAAGTTGCCAATGAATGA
- a CDS encoding cytochrome c biogenesis protein ResB, with protein sequence MNEGAADSGQVTTASLDSVVEPGADLGTTPAEPPPTRPRGGRLGGTLRWGWRQLTSMRTALVLLFLLALAAIPGSLVPQRTVSPSQVAQYFADHPDLAPVLDKLSAFDVFSAPWFAAIYLLLFVSLVGCIVPRSRAHLRQMRARPPAAPRNLGRLPHADRVETDATPAEATAVARAVLRARRFRVDVCVGERPSVAAEKGYLRETGNLLFHLALLLVLVAIAVGALFGYRGNVLVTEGDGFANATIAYDDMQKGKLFQDNRMTPFTLTLEKFRASYVARGEDRGTPERFDAYVKYRERPDGPASRYDLRVNAPLEIDDTKVYLLGHGYSPQFTVRDDNGRVVFTGAVPFVPQDNQTFVSEGVVKAVSASPQLGLQMFFLPTFTVTKQGPTSAFPAPLDPVVLMIAYEGDLGIDDGTPQSIFALDTSNMTQVRLPQRSQLMRPGQTAKLPGGRGSVEFTGLKEYAALQVNHDPGKGLALASTSVAIGALLLSLFIRRRRVWVRATANEAGGSVVEVGGLTRSEGAGGFAAEFTDLVDALRAELPPRDATTDEGADT encoded by the coding sequence ATGAATGAGGGAGCGGCGGACAGCGGTCAGGTGACGACGGCGTCGCTGGACTCGGTGGTCGAACCAGGAGCCGACCTGGGCACGACACCAGCCGAGCCGCCACCGACCAGACCCCGTGGTGGTCGATTGGGTGGCACCCTGCGGTGGGGTTGGCGGCAACTCACCTCGATGCGCACGGCGCTGGTCCTGCTGTTCCTGCTCGCGCTGGCCGCGATCCCCGGGTCCCTCGTCCCGCAGCGCACGGTCAGCCCGAGCCAGGTCGCACAGTACTTCGCCGACCACCCAGACCTCGCGCCGGTCCTCGACAAGCTGTCGGCGTTCGACGTGTTCAGCGCGCCGTGGTTCGCCGCGATCTACCTGTTGCTGTTCGTCTCGCTGGTCGGGTGCATCGTGCCACGCAGTCGCGCGCATCTGCGGCAGATGCGGGCACGTCCGCCGGCGGCGCCGCGCAACCTCGGCCGGCTGCCGCACGCCGACCGCGTCGAGACCGACGCGACGCCGGCCGAGGCGACAGCCGTCGCGCGGGCGGTGTTGCGGGCGCGGCGGTTCCGCGTCGATGTCTGCGTGGGTGAGCGGCCGTCGGTCGCGGCGGAGAAGGGCTATCTGCGGGAGACGGGCAACCTGCTGTTCCACCTCGCGTTGCTGCTGGTGCTGGTCGCGATCGCGGTCGGCGCGCTGTTCGGTTACCGCGGCAACGTGCTCGTCACCGAAGGCGACGGGTTCGCCAACGCCACCATCGCCTACGACGACATGCAGAAGGGCAAGCTCTTCCAGGACAACAGGATGACACCGTTCACCCTGACGCTGGAGAAGTTCCGCGCGTCCTACGTGGCCCGCGGCGAGGACCGCGGCACACCGGAACGGTTCGACGCCTACGTGAAGTACCGGGAGCGCCCGGACGGCCCGGCCAGCCGGTACGACCTGCGGGTCAACGCGCCACTGGAGATCGACGACACGAAGGTCTACCTGCTCGGCCACGGCTACTCCCCGCAGTTCACCGTCCGCGACGACAACGGCAGGGTCGTGTTCACCGGCGCGGTGCCGTTCGTCCCGCAAGACAACCAGACGTTCGTGTCCGAGGGCGTGGTCAAGGCGGTCTCCGCCAGCCCGCAGCTGGGTCTTCAGATGTTCTTCCTGCCGACGTTCACGGTGACCAAGCAGGGGCCGACCTCGGCGTTCCCCGCGCCGCTGGACCCGGTCGTGCTGATGATCGCCTACGAGGGCGACCTCGGCATCGACGACGGCACACCACAATCCATCTTCGCGCTCGACACCAGCAACATGACCCAGGTGCGGCTGCCGCAGCGCAGCCAACTCATGCGGCCCGGACAGACCGCGAAGTTGCCCGGCGGCCGCGGCAGTGTCGAGTTCACTGGCCTGAAGGAGTACGCGGCGCTGCAGGTCAACCACGACCCGGGCAAGGGCCTCGCGCTGGCCAGCACGAGCGTCGCGATCGGCGCGTTGCTGCTGTCGCTGTTCATCCGGCGCCGCCGGGTCTGGGTACGGGCGACCGCCAACGAGGCGGGCGGCAGCGTCGTCGAAGTCGGTGGCCTGACTCGCAGCGAGGGTGCCGGGGGCTTCGCCGCCGAGTTCACCGACCTGGTCGACGCGCTGCGCGCAGAGCT